The following are encoded together in the Vespa velutina chromosome 3, iVesVel2.1, whole genome shotgun sequence genome:
- the LOC124947571 gene encoding odorant receptor 47a-like — translation MDVDQVSYVDYACGWNRKIMIFMGIWPEERGFSYASSYKVLFPISFMFLFITVPQTTNLYFIWGDFESIVENLSVSNIIITISLLKTTAFWFNGRSMKILLWHMENDRREATTEENIRKMMRIADISRKITAGSIIMCNCIVFTHVIIRTLLLPITGRVLYYRASFPYNTHIFPNFELTQIGQITAALYAANSYTAVDTFMTMLVLHVCGQFSCLRKNLTQLCSESNKNFRIDLARIVEKYDMLNRYAETIDDRFNGMLLVQMLGCTMQLCVQFYQAISTIVDDDHSLLIIRLFFFAIYTTYVMLHIYLYCYIGQKLFSEGTKIAYAVYNCDWYHLSPNEARCLIIIMCRAQISSHITAGKFCSFNHELFSYILKTSMGYLSVLYAMKIKFID, via the exons ATGGATGTTGATCAAg TTTCCTACGTGGATTACGCTTGCGGCTGGAATCGGAAAATTATGATCTTCATGGGGATTTGGCCGGAAGAAAGAGGATTCAGTTATGCGTCCAGCTATAAAGTTTTATTCCCGATCAGTtttatgtttctctttattaccGTACCACAAACAACAAATCTCTATTTCATTTGGGGTGATTTCGAATCGATCGTCGAGAATCTATCGGTATCaaacataattataacaatttctcTATTGAAGACAACAGCATTTTGGTTCAACGGGAGAT CCATGAAAATACTTCTATGGCACATGGAAAACGATCGAAGAGAAGCAACAACCGAGGAAAACATTAGGAAGATGATGAGAATCGCTGATATCAGTAGGAAGATAACAGCTGGAAGTATCATAATGTGTAATTGTATTGTTTTTACTCATGTGATAATAAGAACCCTATTGCTACCAATTACCGGACGGGTTTTGTATTATCGTGCCTCTTTCCCATATAACACCCATatctttccgaatttcgaactaACCCAGATTGGACAAATTACAGCCGCACTTTACGCAGCCAACAGTTATACAGCTGTTGATACTTTCATGACAATGTTGGTGTTACATGTGTGCGGACAATTTTCGTGTCTCAGAAAAAACTTGACCCAATTGTGTTCGGaaagtaacaaaaattttcgaattgaTCTCGCAAGAATTGTGGAAAAATATGATATGCTTAATAg ATATGCTGAAACAATCGATGACAGATTCAACGGCATGTTACTTGTACAAATGCTTGGCTGTACAATGCAACTCTGTGTTCAATTCTATCAAGCAATttcg ACCATTGTGGATGACGATCATAGTCTCTTGATAATCCGACTATTCTTTTTTGCTATATACACAACATACGTCATGCTTCACATTTATCTATATTGTTATATCGGTCAGAAACTTTTTTCTGAG GGAACGAAAATTGCTTATGCCGTGTACAATTGCGACTGGTATCATTTATCACCAAACGAAGCTAGAtgtcttataataataatgtgtcGTGCACAAATATCATCGCATATTACTGCAGGAAAATTTTGTTCCTTCAATCATGAACTTTTCAGCTAC ATTTTAAAAACATCGATGGGTTATTTGTCCGTCCTATATGCgatgaaaatcaaatttatcgattaa
- the LOC124947573 gene encoding odorant receptor 13a-like: MKILGIWPEERKYNQASSYLILLPLSMMLLFIGIPQTIDLYFIWGDIDLTTENLSVGNMTVLLAIIKATIFWFSGESISVLLSNMEEDRKEANTEEETRRMMSIAKICRKISIACTLTYDVLVILFVILHFLLVHYIGRILIMRSYFPYNIQSTPNYELTVFAQTLAACCMGNAYTSVDTFLAMLVLHVCGQFENLGNRLRDLRRGKDNEFYIKLAKIVKKHDSLNRFVNTIEKKFNDMLLLQMLACTIQLCALFFLPIMILGKKETMVIKFIHMTFFVLCITYILLEIYLYCYIGEKLISKSIKVADAAYECKWYDLSPNEAKSLMIIMHRARVPLCITAGKFSIFSHQLFSDILKTSMGYLSVLLAVNVVNTE; the protein is encoded by the exons ATGAAGATATTGGGAATCTGGccagaggaaagaaaatataatcaagCATCGAGTTACTTGATCCTTCTACCACTTAGCATGATGTTACTGTTCATTGGAATACCACAAACGATTGATCTCTATTTCATATGGGGTGATATCGATTTGACCACAGAAAATTTGTCAGTAGGAAACATGACTGTGTTACTTGCGATCATAAAGGCAACTATCTTTTGGTTCAGTGGAGAAT CCATCAGTGTTCTATTATCTAACATGGAAGAGGATCGGAAAGAAGCGAATACCGAGGAGGAAACAAGAAGAATGATGAGTATCGCGAAAATTTGCAGAAAAATATCCATTGCATGTACTTTAACCTATGACGTACTCGTTATTCTTTTCGTCattctacattttttattagttcATTACATCGGCCGTATTCTCATAATGCGCTCATATTTTCCTTACAACATACAATCGACACCGAATTACGAGCTAACCGTTTTTGCTCAAACATTGGCTGCATGTTGCATGGGCAATGCTTATACATCTGTAGACACTTTTCTAGCTATGTTAGTGCTTCATGTTTGCGgacaatttgaaaatttggGAAACCGATTACGCGATCTACGTCGCGGAAAGGACAATGAATTTTACATTAAACTTGCCAAAATCGTTAAGAAACACGATTCTCTAAACAG ATTCGTCaatacgatcgaaaaaaaattcaacgataTGTTACTGTTGCAAATGCTCGCCTGTACGATTCAACTTTGtgctttgtttttcttaccGATTATG ATccttggaaagaaagaaacgatggtcataaaatttattcacaTGACTTTCTTCGTgttatgtattacatatattttgctGGAAATTTACCTGTATTGTTACATCGGTGAGAAACTCATTTCaaag AGCATCAAAGTTGCCGATGCTGCATACGAGTGCAAATGGTACGATTTATCTCCTAATGAGGCTAAATCACTTATGATAATCATGCATCGAGCAAGAGTACCCCTTTGCATAACAGCAGGAAAATTTAGTATATTCAGCCATCAACTTTTCAGCGAT ATTTTGAAGACATCGATGGGTTACTTGTCTGTACTACTCGCAGTAAATGTCGTAAATACAgaataa